A part of Arachis hypogaea cultivar Tifrunner chromosome 12, arahy.Tifrunner.gnm2.J5K5, whole genome shotgun sequence genomic DNA contains:
- the LOC112729232 gene encoding rRNA-processing protein fcf2 — protein sequence MPEGKLLVGLSWQPQLLIPSSSKAADACHNKPQSEASNSSLWKPNTELVDGIFVPPNDPRKLNKLLRKQAKDTAGKDWFDMPTQTITPELQTDLKLLKLRSALDPKWHYKKGDSKSKALPKYFQVGTVVEDASEFYSERLTKKERKATIADELLSDQKLAAYRKRKVREIEEQNQPVGNTKWKIRGRNSWKRAKERRVY from the exons ATGCCGGAGGGTAAACTGCTGGTTGGACTTTCATGGCAACCACAGCTGTTGATTCCATCATCATCAAAAGCCGCAGATGCTTGTCATAACAAACCTCAAAGTGAGGCATCTAATAGTAGTCTTTGGAAACCCAATACAGAGCTTGTTGATGGCATTTTCGTTCCTCCTAATGATCCCAGAAAGTTAAACAAATTACTGAGGAAACAAGCTAAAGATACTGCTGGAAAAGATTG GTTTGACATGCCTACTCAAACCATCACTCCTGAGTTGCAGACAGATCTAAAGTTGTTGAAG TTGAGGTCTGCGTTAGATCCAAAATGGCACTATAAGAAGGGTGATTCTAAATCAAAGGCACTTCCAAAGTATTTCCAG GTGGGAACAGTTGTAGAAGATGCATCAGAATTCTACTCAGAAAGATTAACAAAGAAGGAGAGGAAAGCAACCATTGCAGATGAGTTGCTTTCTGATCAAAAGCTTGCGGCATATAG GAAGCGAAAGGTACGTGAAATTGAAGAACAAAATCAACCTGTGGGGAATACCAAGTGGAAGATTAGGGGTCGGAATTCCTGGAAGCGAGCAAAGGAAAGGAGGGTATATTGA